From a single Terriglobia bacterium genomic region:
- a CDS encoding TolC family protein, whose translation MEKMYGVAALAALFFFGAAMALPVNADAQQPAAQQSATQQQANSGAFSYSNGPSMFKAYSYPYVPAPSLANTPQLNQLIQDNKLMLSLDAAIELALQNNLDIAVAHFERPLAQLDLLRSKSGGAARGIQGATVSNALFAGAIGAGLGNLGGVGGTGGGGFTGGGVTSTSAVSCCDPFTGFSFGWNNSSTPLNFESLTGVPVEGSHTANYSTFFGMGWLTGTSFLTSVSGTRNSTNSTSTLFNPSIPTTLTVGLNQHLLNGFGRRANAVFIRIARNNLNVADSVFRQQVITTMTAVLNAYYTLLADRDQVRVAQSAVDYSQRLVEDDKKQVQIGTLAPLDVVQAESELATDQQSLIVAQTTFLQQQEILKTLISKRVTPELANVEINATDSLPEPRTNDIPTLQEAINEAIKNRPELLQDQLNLRNQDYTIQADRNGLLPTLDAFATYQSNGLSGVPFGAFVAQPGGFGDSIGQVFSGKYPSYSVGLSLRIPIRNRNEQANAAQAVVELHRMQASMQRDKNTVEQDVRNAEIAVTQAKAQINAALKASDYAKQALDAEIKKLHLGVSTTLNVILLQRDLITAEGNLARARQVYAQALVQFHQATGTTLDAHNIVVTNPETGEYGRQTNIPGAPSQPSGQP comes from the coding sequence ATGGAAAAAATGTACGGTGTGGCCGCGCTGGCGGCCCTTTTTTTCTTCGGGGCGGCAATGGCCCTGCCAGTGAACGCTGATGCCCAGCAGCCAGCCGCCCAGCAGTCAGCCACCCAGCAACAAGCGAATAGCGGCGCTTTCAGTTATTCAAACGGCCCGTCCATGTTCAAAGCTTACTCTTATCCGTACGTACCCGCTCCCTCGCTGGCCAACACTCCGCAGTTGAACCAGTTGATCCAGGACAACAAGCTGATGCTCTCGCTGGACGCGGCCATCGAACTGGCGCTCCAGAACAATCTGGACATTGCGGTGGCCCATTTTGAGCGTCCCCTCGCCCAGCTCGACCTTCTCAGATCGAAGAGCGGCGGGGCGGCGCGCGGCATCCAGGGCGCTACCGTTTCAAATGCACTGTTTGCGGGCGCGATCGGCGCTGGCCTGGGCAATCTGGGCGGGGTTGGCGGGACGGGTGGCGGCGGCTTCACCGGCGGCGGCGTCACCAGCACGAGCGCCGTGAGTTGCTGCGACCCCTTCACCGGCTTCAGCTTCGGATGGAACAACAGTTCAACGCCTCTCAATTTTGAATCCCTCACCGGCGTCCCGGTTGAAGGAAGCCACACGGCAAACTACTCCACGTTTTTCGGCATGGGCTGGCTTACGGGAACCAGCTTTCTGACCTCGGTCAGCGGCACGAGGAACAGCACCAACTCCACCAGCACGCTGTTCAATCCCTCGATTCCGACCACGCTGACCGTCGGCTTGAACCAGCATCTGCTCAACGGCTTCGGCCGCCGGGCGAATGCGGTGTTCATCCGCATTGCGCGGAACAACCTGAACGTGGCTGACAGCGTGTTCCGCCAGCAGGTGATCACCACCATGACGGCCGTGCTGAACGCCTACTACACTCTTCTCGCGGACCGCGATCAGGTGCGGGTGGCCCAGTCCGCCGTGGATTACTCGCAGCGGCTCGTCGAGGATGACAAAAAGCAGGTCCAGATCGGAACGCTCGCGCCTCTTGACGTCGTCCAGGCTGAATCCGAACTCGCCACTGATCAGCAGAGCCTGATCGTCGCCCAAACCACCTTCCTGCAACAGCAGGAGATCCTCAAGACCCTGATCTCGAAGCGCGTAACTCCAGAGCTGGCGAACGTCGAAATCAACGCCACGGACTCGCTCCCGGAACCCCGGACCAATGACATACCCACACTTCAGGAGGCCATAAACGAGGCGATCAAGAACCGTCCCGAGCTCCTTCAGGACCAACTCAACCTGCGCAACCAGGATTACACGATTCAAGCCGACCGCAACGGCTTGCTGCCCACCCTCGACGCCTTTGCCACCTACCAGTCCAACGGCCTGTCCGGCGTGCCGTTCGGGGCCTTCGTCGCCCAGCCTGGCGGGTTCGGTGATTCGATCGGCCAGGTCTTCAGCGGCAAATATCCCAGCTATTCCGTCGGCCTCAGCCTTCGCATCCCGATTCGCAATCGCAATGAGCAGGCCAATGCGGCCCAGGCCGTCGTCGAACTCCACCGGATGCAAGCCAGCATGCAGCGCGACAAAAATACGGTGGAGCAGGATGTCCGCAACGCCGAAATCGCCGTGACTCAGGCCAAGGCCCAGATCAATGCCGCACTGAAGGCAAGCGATTACGCCAAGCAGGCATTGGACGCGGAGATCAAGAAGCTGCACCTGGGCGTTTCCACCACCCTGAACGTCATCCTGCTGCAGCGCGACCTGATAACGGCAGAGGGCAATCTTGCCAGGGCCCGACAGGTCTACGCGCAGGCGCTGGTACAATTCCATCAGGCGACAGGCACTACGCTCGACGCGCACAACATCGTAGTGACGAACCCGGAAACCGGCGAGTACGGCCGGCAGACAAACATCCCCGGAGCGCCTTCCCAGCCATCCGGCCAGCCCTGA
- a CDS encoding glycoside hydrolase family 36 protein: protein MKSSKLLVVGLAVWLVSASSPSPSRQARVDGRNIRIEFNSNLQSRVVAKFGGREIAIGDFAPSETVTVAGKEIRDFALQSVKRGRVKDNLGAGQRVTLTGIAPSLKKTVAVTTYDDFPQMAVFEVQYTNTGNSNLSVDSWTNQDYSISAGQGNGEPAFWSYQSGSYEKRPDWVLPLKTGFTQENYLGMNATDYGGGTPVVDVWRRDVGIAVGHLELSPKLVSLPVAMPDQQHATVAVHFQVNKELKPGETLKTFRTFVAVHQGDYFRSLRDYRRVMLKEGVEFKPSPDDAFGPIWCAWGFGRTFTPSQVYNALPVVKKLGFRWVTLDDGWQTAEGDWFLNPEKFPNGDRDMKALVDRIHAEGFKAQLWWAPLSVSPDTKLITQHPNYLLLNADGSKHKISYWNAWYLCPADPGVVAYHKALVRKILVDWGFDGLKLDGQFMNAAPRCYNPAHHHASPEASVEAMPQFFKAIYDTALSVKPDALVEFCPCGTAYSFYTMPFMNMSVASDPRSSWQVRLKGKTLKALMGDSVAYFGDHVDMSDGGDDFASTVGVGGVVGTNFTWPVGSGPARRRGRATLDLTPAKEQIWDKWIKIYKAEMLPRGQYMGTLYDIGFDKPEAHAIRKDGNMYYAFYAPQWSGKLQLRGLEKRSYHLIDYETGETLGTVRGPTATWPAQFEKHLMLEAKAE from the coding sequence ATGAAATCATCAAAACTGCTTGTGGTGGGCCTCGCGGTTTGGCTGGTGAGTGCGTCCAGTCCCTCTCCGTCGCGACAAGCTCGAGTGGATGGCAGGAACATCCGCATCGAGTTCAATAGCAATCTGCAAAGCCGTGTGGTGGCCAAATTCGGAGGCAGGGAAATCGCCATCGGCGACTTCGCGCCCTCGGAGACGGTAACGGTTGCGGGAAAGGAAATCCGCGACTTCGCCTTGCAGAGCGTGAAGCGCGGGCGCGTCAAGGACAACCTGGGCGCCGGGCAGCGCGTGACCCTGACCGGGATCGCGCCGTCGCTCAAGAAGACCGTTGCCGTGACGACCTATGACGATTTTCCGCAGATGGCCGTTTTCGAAGTGCAGTACACAAATACGGGCAACTCCAACCTTTCCGTGGATAGCTGGACGAATCAGGATTACTCCATTTCGGCCGGGCAGGGCAACGGCGAGCCGGCGTTCTGGTCATACCAGAGCGGTTCTTATGAGAAGCGGCCTGACTGGGTGCTGCCGTTGAAGACGGGATTCACCCAGGAAAATTATCTGGGGATGAACGCCACCGATTACGGAGGGGGCACGCCGGTGGTGGACGTTTGGCGGAGAGATGTTGGCATCGCCGTAGGTCACCTGGAGCTGAGCCCCAAGCTGGTGTCACTTCCCGTCGCCATGCCAGACCAGCAGCACGCCACAGTGGCAGTGCATTTCCAGGTGAATAAGGAACTGAAACCGGGAGAAACCCTCAAGACGTTCCGGACCTTCGTCGCCGTCCATCAGGGCGACTATTTCCGAAGCCTGAGGGACTATCGGCGGGTGATGCTCAAAGAAGGCGTGGAATTCAAGCCGTCGCCGGATGATGCCTTCGGTCCCATCTGGTGCGCGTGGGGCTTTGGCAGGACCTTCACCCCGTCGCAGGTCTACAACGCTCTGCCGGTGGTAAAGAAGCTGGGTTTCCGGTGGGTGACGCTGGATGATGGGTGGCAGACCGCCGAGGGGGATTGGTTCCTGAACCCGGAGAAATTCCCCAATGGCGACCGCGACATGAAGGCGCTGGTGGACCGAATTCACGCGGAGGGTTTCAAAGCCCAGCTCTGGTGGGCGCCTTTATCGGTTTCTCCGGACACGAAACTCATTACGCAGCACCCGAATTATCTGCTCCTCAATGCCGATGGGTCGAAGCATAAGATTTCCTATTGGAACGCCTGGTATCTCTGTCCCGCTGATCCCGGCGTCGTGGCGTACCATAAGGCGCTGGTCAGGAAAATCCTGGTGGATTGGGGCTTCGACGGTTTAAAGCTCGATGGACAATTCATGAATGCCGCGCCTCGCTGTTACAACCCTGCGCACCATCACGCTTCGCCCGAGGCGTCAGTGGAAGCAATGCCCCAATTCTTTAAGGCCATCTACGATACGGCGCTCAGCGTCAAGCCCGACGCGCTGGTTGAGTTCTGCCCGTGCGGGACCGCTTACTCTTTCTACACCATGCCTTTCATGAACATGTCGGTGGCCTCTGACCCCAGGAGTTCCTGGCAGGTCCGCCTGAAGGGGAAGACGCTCAAGGCCCTGATGGGCGATTCCGTCGCTTACTTCGGTGACCATGTGGACATGAGCGATGGCGGCGACGATTTCGCCTCGACGGTTGGAGTGGGCGGCGTGGTCGGCACTAATTTCACCTGGCCGGTAGGTTCGGGCCCGGCCAGGCGGCGAGGGCGAGCCACGCTGGATCTGACGCCTGCGAAGGAACAGATCTGGGACAAATGGATCAAAATTTATAAGGCCGAAATGCTCCCGCGTGGCCAGTACATGGGAACCTTGTATGACATCGGCTTCGATAAACCGGAAGCTCACGCCATCCGCAAAGATGGAAACATGTACTACGCCTTCTACGCTCCGCAGTGGAGCGGCAAGCTTCAGTTGAGAGGTTTGGAGAAGCGATCTTATCACCTGATCGACTATGAGACCGGGGAGACATTGGGAACGGTTCGCGGCCCCACGGCCACTTGGCCCGCCCAGTTTGAGAAACATCTCATGCTGGAGGCAAAGGCCGAGTAG
- the truA gene encoding tRNA pseudouridine(38-40) synthase TruA, giving the protein MRNIRLTIAYDGTDFHGWQRQPQAPTIQEALEARIAKITGAAVTLYGSGRTDSGVHAAGQVANFRTECSIPCASLQKALNDILPVSIRVREAHEAPADFHARHSAKAKTYRYRILQAPICPPYLARYVYHHPYPLDCHRMAKAARLLEGEHDFTSFAGRDPARKETERQEGPNVRKVFHSRIAAREKLQMIVYEIRGSGFLHHMVRNIVGTLLEAGSGKLSPKDILVILKARDRSKAGATAPASGLWLVRVEY; this is encoded by the coding sequence ATGCGGAACATTCGCCTCACCATCGCCTACGACGGCACGGATTTCCACGGCTGGCAGCGCCAGCCTCAGGCGCCCACCATTCAGGAGGCGCTTGAAGCGCGCATCGCAAAAATCACCGGCGCTGCGGTCACGCTTTACGGGTCAGGGCGTACGGACTCGGGCGTCCACGCCGCCGGGCAGGTGGCGAATTTCAGGACGGAATGTTCCATCCCGTGCGCCAGCCTCCAGAAGGCGCTCAACGATATTCTTCCCGTTTCCATCCGGGTGCGCGAAGCGCATGAAGCTCCCGCCGACTTCCACGCGCGTCACAGCGCAAAGGCAAAAACCTATCGCTACCGCATTCTGCAGGCGCCGATCTGCCCGCCGTATCTGGCACGCTACGTCTATCACCATCCTTATCCGCTCGATTGCCACCGTATGGCAAAGGCAGCGCGGCTGCTGGAAGGCGAGCACGATTTTACATCGTTTGCGGGCCGCGACCCCGCGCGCAAGGAAACTGAACGGCAGGAGGGCCCAAACGTTCGGAAGGTGTTTCATTCCCGCATCGCGGCACGGGAAAAATTGCAGATGATTGTTTACGAGATTCGCGGCTCTGGATTTCTGCACCATATGGTGCGAAACATTGTGGGAACTCTGCTCGAAGCCGGCAGCGGAAAACTTTCTCCGAAAGACATACTTGTGATTCTCAAAGCGCGTGACCGAAGTAAAGCTGGAGCAACTGCGCCGGCATCTGGATTGTGGCTGGTCAGGGTGGAATACTGA
- a CDS encoding MoaD/ThiS family protein has product MIRVVLPFHLRTLAKVDDEATLDVQGEVTQRAVLDALEAKYPVLRGTIRDHDTGKRRAFIRFFACEEDLSHEPPDAPLPEDVASGKEPFCVIGAIAGG; this is encoded by the coding sequence ATGATTCGAGTCGTACTTCCCTTCCATCTTCGGACCCTGGCAAAGGTTGACGACGAGGCCACGCTCGACGTTCAGGGTGAAGTCACGCAACGCGCGGTGCTGGACGCCTTGGAAGCGAAATATCCTGTGCTGCGCGGCACCATTCGGGACCACGATACCGGCAAGCGCCGGGCCTTCATCCGATTCTTCGCCTGCGAGGAAGACCTGTCGCACGAGCCGCCCGACGCTCCTCTGCCGGAGGATGTTGCCAGCGGCAAGGAGCCCTTCTGCGTGATCGGCGCTATCGCCGGCGGGTGA
- a CDS encoding VOC family protein, with product MPLSIRDFKVYMPARDFELSKRFYTALGFKMSEGWGGTADFELNGKQFRLQNYYVKDWADNFMVVIAVDDVGAWHQHVRTISEGGQFPGVRFKPPEPVNGSRVFHVWDPSGVLLVFVQ from the coding sequence TTGCCGCTGAGTATCAGGGACTTTAAAGTCTACATGCCGGCGAGAGACTTCGAGCTGTCCAAGCGATTCTACACAGCCTTGGGCTTTAAGATGTCTGAGGGCTGGGGCGGCACCGCTGACTTTGAGCTCAATGGCAAGCAGTTTCGACTCCAGAACTATTACGTCAAAGACTGGGCCGACAACTTTATGGTCGTTATCGCGGTAGATGACGTCGGGGCCTGGCACCAGCATGTGAGAACGATCTCGGAGGGCGGACAGTTCCCCGGCGTCCGCTTTAAGCCGCCGGAACCCGTCAACGGCTCGCGGGTCTTCCATGTCTGGGACCCATCCGGCGTCCTGCTCGTCTTCGTTCAATGA
- a CDS encoding CopG family transcriptional regulator, with translation MKTIQVALDSALLKATDSAARRAGMNRSAFVREALRQHLRRLNVKELEARERRAYQKQPQDVEEVECWARVAVWPER, from the coding sequence ATGAAAACCATTCAAGTTGCGCTGGATTCTGCACTTCTCAAGGCAACCGACAGCGCCGCCCGTCGCGCCGGGATGAATCGCTCAGCGTTTGTCCGAGAGGCCCTTCGCCAACACTTGCGGCGCCTCAACGTCAAGGAGCTGGAAGCACGCGAGCGCCGTGCCTATCAGAAGCAGCCCCAGGACGTTGAAGAAGTTGAGTGCTGGGCGCGGGTGGCAGTGTGGCCGGAACGATAA
- a CDS encoding exo-alpha-sialidase, with product MSGVRLLVGTVKGAFILESDGTRKKWKVNGPHFTGWEVYHLKGSPADPNRIYCSQTSGWFGQVLQRSNDGGKTWEAPGGGVTMTPQGMPQGESNRFVYDTSSETGKPLTTHQWYDGTQHPWEFKRVWHLEPSLTDPDTAYAGVEDAAIFRTVDGGHTWQELSGLRGHGTGPKWQPGAGGMCLHTIILDPADPNRIFVAISAAGAFRTDDGGKTWKPINQGLRSQYIPDPAAEVGHCVHRIAQHSSKPNVLFMQKHWDVMRSDDAGDNWHEVSGNLPTDFGFVIDVNANDPETIYVVPIKSDSEHFPLDGRLKVFRSRAGGNEWEPLTKGLPQRNCFVNVLRDSMSVDKLDPCGIYFGTTSGQVYGSADAGDTWKPIVEHLPRVLSVEAQTLA from the coding sequence ATGAGTGGAGTACGGCTGTTGGTGGGAACAGTGAAAGGCGCGTTCATTCTCGAGTCGGATGGAACGCGCAAAAAGTGGAAAGTCAACGGTCCCCATTTTACCGGGTGGGAGGTTTACCACCTGAAGGGCTCACCGGCCGATCCCAATCGCATCTACTGCTCGCAGACGAGCGGCTGGTTCGGGCAGGTGCTGCAGCGCTCGAATGACGGCGGCAAGACCTGGGAAGCGCCCGGCGGAGGCGTTACGATGACACCGCAAGGCATGCCGCAGGGCGAAAGCAACCGGTTTGTTTACGATACGTCTTCGGAAACCGGCAAGCCGCTCACCACGCACCAGTGGTACGACGGCACCCAGCACCCCTGGGAATTCAAACGCGTCTGGCATCTTGAACCGTCGCTCACCGATCCGGATACGGCATATGCCGGGGTGGAAGACGCTGCCATATTCCGCACGGTGGATGGCGGGCACACCTGGCAGGAGCTCTCCGGGCTGCGCGGCCACGGCACCGGTCCCAAGTGGCAGCCGGGCGCGGGCGGCATGTGCCTGCACACCATCATTCTCGACCCGGCCGATCCCAATCGCATCTTCGTCGCCATCTCGGCGGCGGGCGCCTTCCGCACCGACGATGGAGGCAAAACCTGGAAACCCATCAACCAGGGTCTGCGGTCGCAATACATCCCCGACCCCGCCGCCGAAGTCGGCCACTGCGTCCACCGCATCGCCCAGCACAGCTCCAAGCCCAACGTGCTTTTCATGCAGAAACACTGGGACGTGATGCGCAGCGACGACGCAGGCGACAACTGGCACGAGGTCAGCGGCAATCTGCCCACCGATTTCGGCTTTGTTATCGACGTCAATGCCAACGATCCTGAGACCATCTACGTGGTGCCCATCAAGAGCGATTCCGAGCACTTTCCGCTGGATGGCAGGCTGAAAGTATTCCGCAGCCGCGCGGGCGGCAATGAGTGGGAACCGCTGACCAAAGGACTGCCGCAGCGCAACTGCTTTGTCAACGTCCTGCGCGACTCGATGTCGGTGGACAAGCTCGACCCTTGCGGCATCTATTTTGGAACCACCAGCGGACAGGTTTACGGTTCGGCTGACGCCGGGGATACATGGAAGCCAATCGTCGAACACCTTCCGCGCGTGCTCTCAGTCGAGGCGCAGACGCTGGCATAA
- a CDS encoding DinB family protein yields MTMNEMFLGQLEAEAGRTRRSLERMPEGRDDWKPHEKSMPFGRLAMLVAGMPSWLLMIINQDDLDLNPPGGSNYSQPPLRTSAELVQSLDKGVAAAREALRGTTEEHLKKPWRLLLAGKVVDEKPRHIVIRDTFAHLAHHRGQLTVYLRLNNVPVPAIYGPSADDARFE; encoded by the coding sequence ATGACGATGAACGAAATGTTCCTTGGGCAACTGGAAGCAGAAGCCGGCCGGACCCGCCGTTCTCTGGAACGCATGCCTGAAGGTCGTGATGACTGGAAGCCACACGAGAAGTCGATGCCGTTCGGCCGGCTGGCCATGCTGGTGGCGGGGATGCCTTCATGGCTGCTCATGATCATCAATCAGGACGATCTGGACCTGAACCCGCCGGGTGGCTCAAACTACAGCCAGCCTCCGCTGCGCACGAGCGCTGAATTGGTGCAATCGCTCGACAAAGGCGTCGCGGCAGCTCGCGAAGCTCTTCGGGGTACTACCGAGGAGCACTTGAAGAAACCGTGGAGACTGCTTCTTGCCGGCAAAGTCGTCGATGAGAAACCGCGGCACATTGTGATACGCGACACGTTCGCACACCTTGCGCATCATCGCGGTCAATTGACGGTCTACCTGCGTCTGAACAACGTGCCAGTACCCGCAATTTATGGCCCGTCGGCCGACGACGCAAGGTTTGAATAG
- a CDS encoding YciI family protein: MRVIVFVKANQDSEAGVLPDKKIFEAMGKYNEELVKAGVMLAGDGLAPSSRGKRVRFSGKDRKVIDGPFAETKELVAGFWVWKVKSMEDAVQWLKRAPFDGGVEIEIRPIMELEDFGEQLSPELVEQEKRLRAQSEKLAQGAKK, translated from the coding sequence ATGCGCGTCATCGTTTTTGTTAAGGCCAACCAAGATTCAGAAGCGGGCGTCCTGCCCGACAAGAAAATATTTGAAGCGATGGGGAAATACAACGAGGAACTGGTGAAGGCCGGCGTCATGCTGGCCGGCGACGGCCTGGCCCCGAGTTCGAGGGGCAAACGGGTCCGGTTCTCCGGGAAAGACCGTAAGGTGATCGACGGCCCATTCGCCGAAACCAAGGAACTGGTTGCAGGTTTCTGGGTCTGGAAGGTCAAGTCAATGGAAGACGCCGTTCAGTGGCTGAAGCGCGCTCCGTTCGACGGCGGTGTGGAAATCGAAATCCGCCCGATTATGGAGCTTGAGGACTTCGGAGAGCAACTTTCGCCCGAACTCGTCGAACAGGAGAAGCGTCTGCGCGCACAGAGTGAAAAGCTTGCGCAAGGCGCCAAGAAGTGA
- a CDS encoding VOC family protein yields the protein MQINSYLLFTGDCEQAFKSYEKLLGGKIQAMMTHEGTPAESGVPAEWRKKILHARMTTPGGVLMGSDAPPGRQSKPQGFSVSITVDDPAEADRIYNGLAEGAAAVTMPIQETFWARRFGMLTDRFGIPWMVNCEKK from the coding sequence ATGCAAATTAATTCTTATCTGCTTTTCACTGGAGACTGTGAGCAGGCGTTCAAGTCTTACGAAAAGCTGCTGGGCGGCAAAATTCAGGCGATGATGACCCATGAGGGTACGCCGGCCGAAAGCGGCGTGCCGGCTGAGTGGCGAAAGAAGATTCTCCATGCCAGGATGACTACTCCCGGCGGAGTTCTGATGGGGTCGGACGCCCCTCCGGGTCGCCAGTCGAAACCGCAGGGATTTTCCGTGTCCATCACTGTGGACGACCCCGCAGAGGCCGACCGCATTTACAACGGGCTGGCGGAAGGCGCCGCGGCAGTAACTATGCCCATCCAGGAGACCTTCTGGGCCAGGCGGTTCGGCATGCTCACTGACCGGTTCGGCATCCCGTGGATGGTTAACTGCGAGAAGAAGTAG
- a CDS encoding helix-turn-helix domain-containing protein, with protein MSISLEAVGDRWSLLIIRDLMVRGYRTFKEFEQSGEGIATNILSDRLRNLQASGIITTEADPADGRKRNYHLTEKGIDLAPVLLELLIWGARHEDTGSPCATIEELAKNREAVLAEVRRRWWDRDPKPFLPRFGGKVGRD; from the coding sequence GTGAGCATTTCGCTCGAAGCCGTTGGCGACCGCTGGTCGCTGCTCATCATCCGCGACCTTATGGTGCGCGGTTACCGGACCTTCAAGGAGTTCGAGCAATCCGGCGAGGGTATCGCCACAAATATTCTTTCTGACCGGCTCAGAAACCTCCAGGCAAGCGGGATCATCACAACAGAAGCCGACCCGGCAGACGGGCGCAAGCGGAACTACCATCTGACGGAAAAAGGCATCGACCTGGCGCCGGTGCTTCTGGAACTGCTCATCTGGGGCGCTCGCCACGAGGACACCGGGTCGCCCTGTGCTACGATTGAGGAATTGGCTAAAAATCGCGAGGCGGTGCTGGCCGAAGTGAGGCGGCGGTGGTGGGACCGCGACCCGAAACCATTCCTGCCACGCTTCGGAGGCAAAGTTGGCCGGGATTAG
- a CDS encoding PhoH family protein produces MKASVKIEKGIEELFGTYDANLKLLEQYLQVSTHLNDDHLEIEGGELNVARAQRLVEEYAELVDSGVHIDGAELQAFLKIIAEDPTVTLKGLADAGRPRTLGKKTISPKSLNQRLYVDAIKRHDMVFGVGPSGTGKTYLAVAMAVDALLTRAVTRIILARPAVEAGERLGFLPGTLQEKVDPYLRPLYDALYDVLDPERTERMIEKGTIEIAPIAFMRGRTLNDAFVILDEAQNTTSEQMKMFLTRLGFNSKAVITGDITQVDLPEGRRSGLMEAVDVVKRVLGISFVYFTERDVVRHQLVQRIIRAYEEYDQQRASAETVRRGS; encoded by the coding sequence ATGAAGGCAAGCGTCAAGATTGAGAAAGGCATTGAAGAGCTTTTCGGGACTTATGATGCAAATCTAAAGCTGCTGGAACAATACCTGCAGGTTTCGACCCACCTGAACGACGACCATCTGGAAATTGAGGGTGGAGAACTGAACGTGGCGCGGGCACAGCGGCTGGTTGAGGAATATGCTGAACTGGTGGACAGCGGTGTTCACATCGACGGCGCTGAGTTGCAGGCTTTCTTGAAAATTATTGCGGAGGACCCGACGGTCACCCTGAAAGGGTTGGCGGACGCCGGGCGTCCGCGTACTTTGGGGAAGAAAACCATTTCGCCCAAGAGCCTGAACCAGCGGCTCTACGTGGACGCGATCAAGCGGCATGACATGGTGTTCGGCGTTGGCCCTTCCGGCACCGGCAAGACCTATCTGGCGGTTGCGATGGCGGTGGATGCGCTCCTCACTCGGGCCGTGACGCGCATTATTCTGGCCCGGCCCGCGGTCGAGGCTGGCGAGCGGCTGGGATTTCTGCCTGGAACGTTGCAGGAGAAAGTTGACCCATATCTCCGCCCGCTCTATGACGCGCTCTATGATGTGCTGGACCCTGAGCGGACGGAGCGGATGATTGAAAAAGGAACCATTGAAATTGCGCCGATCGCCTTTATGCGCGGCCGCACGCTGAACGACGCATTTGTGATTCTCGATGAAGCGCAGAACACCACCAGCGAACAGATGAAGATGTTCCTGACGCGGCTGGGATTCAACTCGAAGGCGGTGATCACGGGCGACATCACGCAGGTGGACCTGCCGGAAGGCCGCCGGTCGGGACTGATGGAGGCTGTGGACGTGGTAAAGCGGGTGCTCGGAATCAGCTTCGTGTACTTCACGGAGCGGGACGTTGTTCGGCACCAGCTTGTGCAGCGCATCATTCGCGCCTACGAGGAGTACGATCAGCAGCGGGCGTCCGCGGAAACAGTGCGGAGAGGTTCCTAA
- the ybeY gene encoding rRNA maturation RNase YbeY, translating into MIINRQSQFSLDLPSLRAYERQVSSTVGLGQRDFNVCFVSDEEISRMNSVYRGKAAPTDVLSFPWEGEGESGLEEFIAREFQNFLGDIVISVATASRNATAQGHSTDEEVRMLILHGLLHLMGYDHETDHGEMKSLELSLRERLNPPDAGPAGKRVRSAGQPG; encoded by the coding sequence ATGATCATCAACCGGCAAAGCCAGTTTTCCCTCGACCTGCCATCTTTGCGCGCGTATGAGCGCCAGGTAAGCAGTACTGTGGGCCTGGGCCAGCGCGACTTCAACGTTTGCTTTGTGAGCGACGAAGAAATCAGCAGGATGAACTCGGTTTACCGGGGCAAGGCAGCGCCTACGGACGTTCTGTCATTCCCGTGGGAGGGTGAAGGGGAAAGCGGCCTTGAGGAATTCATTGCGAGAGAATTCCAAAATTTCCTGGGTGACATCGTGATTTCTGTGGCCACCGCGAGCCGGAATGCCACGGCCCAGGGCCACTCTACTGATGAAGAGGTCCGCATGCTGATCCTTCACGGCCTTCTGCACCTGATGGGTTATGATCACGAGACCGACCATGGAGAAATGAAATCCCTGGAACTGTCGTTGCGTGAACGGCTGAATCCGCCCGATGCGGGCCCCGCCGGAAAGCGCGTACGGTCGGCAGGCCAGCCAGGCTGA